The window CACAAACTTCGCGACACGCACGATGTAGTTATCGTGGGCGCGGGAACTGTTATGGCTGACAACCCACGACTGACGGTAAGATTGGTTAAGGGGCGGAATCCCGTTCGGCTGATAGTGGGGGGGAGAAGGAAGCTTAGTGCTTCCCTTGAGGTCTTCAACGACAATGCAGCGAGAACGATATTGGTGACGCCGAGTGAAGAGCCATTTTATGATGGCAAACCGAGAGGGGAAGTGGAAATATGGCGTTATGATGACTCTGGTGGAGAGTTGCCGCGATTAAGATGGATCTTAAGGAGGCTTGCAAGCGAGGGGTTGACCTCGGCATTGCTTGAAGGAGGCGCAAAACTTATTGGCGCCGCTTTTGAGGAGAAGGTTGCTGACAGGATTTATGCTATTGTTTCGCCGAAAATAATCGGAAGCTCAGGGATTAACTCTGTTGAGGCGCGTTTGGCCGCGACTATGGATGATGTATTGGGGCTTGACGATGTAACAGTGAAAAAGCTTGGAGAGGATGTGCTTATAACGGGCATTCCAAAATATAAGGTGAGGTAGGAGCGTTGTGTTTATAGATGAGGCGAAAATATATGTTAAAGCTGGCGATGGCGGGAGAGGGTGTGTGGCGTTTTTGCGGGAGAAATACAGACCTCGAGGTGGTCCTGCTGGCGGTAATGGCGGTAAAGGAGGTGATGTTATAATTCGAGTCAACCCCAAGATGAGAACACTTCTTGATTTTTACTACAGGCATCACTTTCGGGCAGAGAACGGACGACCGGGGCAGGGGAAGAATAAACATGGCAGGAACGGGAAAGACCTTATCATAGAAGTCCCGCCGGGGACTATGGTTTACGATGCTGAGACGGGGGAGCTAATATGTGACTTGATAGATGGTGAGTTTGTTGTTGCGAGGGGTGGCCGTGGTGGTAGGGGTAATGCTGCTTTTGCCACATCCACCAATCAGACGCCCGATTACGCTGAGCCCGGCGAACCTGGCGAGGAAAGAATGCTTAGGCTCGAGCTAAGGCTTATAGCTGATGTGGGACTCGTCGGGTTGCCCAATGCAGGTAAATCGACGCTTATATCGCGGTTAACGAAAGCTCGTCCCAAGATCGCTGATTATCCGTTTACCACTAAAGAGCCACTTTTAGGAATAGCTGAACTTGGAAGGGATAAAAGGCTCGTTATTGCTGATATTCCAGGGCTCATTGAGGGCGCTCATAAAGGCAGAGGAATGGGGATAAAATTTCTTAAACACATTGCCAGAACCAAAGTTTTGGTTTTCGTGATCGACATTAACGAAAAACCCGACAAAGCATTTCAGGATTTATTATCGGAGCTTGGGCACTTTGAGCAATCGCTTCCCAGAAAGCCGCGCATAATAGCCCTAAACAAGATTGATATTGCCAGTGAGAAGGCATTGGGGAGGAATTGGAAGGAGGTTTTCCCCGGAGAAAGGGTATTTTTGATAAGTGCGCTTGTCGGTCTGGGGCTTGACGAACTTCTTCAGGCAATGTTTGAACTGGTTGAGGAGGTTGATAAAAACGCAGGCGAGGGGGATGAACGCTAATGAGGTAAAAATAATCTTTGCGCTAAGCATGATAAAGGGACTTGGGGACACGAAACTTAGGAATTTGCTGTCCCAGTTTGGTTTGCCCTCAAAAGTTGTCGAGGCTGACTTGGAGCTTCTCGCTCAGGCTGTTGGCGATAAGTTGGCGTCTGAAATAAAAGAGCTGCGGGATTACGATAAGGCGTCGAAGTATTATGAAAATATAAAAAATTTAGGCGCTGAAGTCGTTATTTGGGGTCAAGCGGGCTATCCAAAAAGCCTTGTTGACATACCACATGCTCCGCCTTTTTTGACTGTGTTTGGTGCGCTTCAGGATATCGACGAGAGGGCTTTGGCTATCGTTGGCACCCGAAGGCCATCCCATGCGGGTGTGAAGGTGGCTCACGATATAGCGTATGAGCTTGCATCCGCTGGGATAACGATAGTAAGCGGGCTTGC is drawn from bacterium and contains these coding sequences:
- the obgE gene encoding GTPase ObgE codes for the protein MFIDEAKIYVKAGDGGRGCVAFLREKYRPRGGPAGGNGGKGGDVIIRVNPKMRTLLDFYYRHHFRAENGRPGQGKNKHGRNGKDLIIEVPPGTMVYDAETGELICDLIDGEFVVARGGRGGRGNAAFATSTNQTPDYAEPGEPGEERMLRLELRLIADVGLVGLPNAGKSTLISRLTKARPKIADYPFTTKEPLLGIAELGRDKRLVIADIPGLIEGAHKGRGMGIKFLKHIARTKVLVFVIDINEKPDKAFQDLLSELGHFEQSLPRKPRIIALNKIDIASEKALGRNWKEVFPGERVFLISALVGLGLDELLQAMFELVEEVDKNAGEGDER
- the ribD gene encoding bifunctional diaminohydroxyphosphoribosylaminopyrimidine deaminase/5-amino-6-(5-phosphoribosylamino)uracil reductase RibD codes for the protein MRYALRLGRRGLGRTSPNPPVGAIIVIGDRIVGKGWHRRCGLPHAEIEAIKDAERKGITDFSGATMYVTLEPCTHYGRTPPCAEELVRRGFKRVVIGTTDPNPVVNGRGVSFLRSSGVEVVVGVLEREAKRLIEHFRTFITQKRAFLAVKWAQSIDGKIACEDGSSQWISSDAARKFAHKLRDTHDVVIVGAGTVMADNPRLTVRLVKGRNPVRLIVGGRRKLSASLEVFNDNAARTILVTPSEEPFYDGKPRGEVEIWRYDDSGGELPRLRWILRRLASEGLTSALLEGGAKLIGAAFEEKVADRIYAIVSPKIIGSSGINSVEARLAATMDDVLGLDDVTVKKLGEDVLITGIPKYKVR